In Salmo trutta chromosome 16, fSalTru1.1, whole genome shotgun sequence, a genomic segment contains:
- the LOC115150012 gene encoding L-rhamnose-binding lectin CSL3-like — protein sequence MRMFRLTVAALLAAACCTLTDGAISITCEGHDALLQCDGGQIQIMRANYGRRKHDVCSIGRPDNQLTDTNCLSQSTTSKMAERCDGKSQCVVPASNFVFGDPCVGTYKYLDTKYSCVQEHETISSIICEGSDSQLLCDRGEIHIQRANYGRRQHGVCSIGRPDNQLKNTNCLSQSSTSTMSERCDGERQCIVKVSNSVFGDPCVGTYKYLDVAYTCD from the exons ATGCGCATGTTCAGACTGACGGTGGCCGCAT TGCTGGCTGCAGCTTGCTGTACACTAACAGAtggag CAATCAGCATCACGTGTGAAGGCCATGATGCTTTACTGCAATGTG ATGGAGGTCAGATTCAAATCATGCGTGCCAACTATGGTCGTCGTAAACACGATGTGTGTTCCATTGGGCGCCCCGATAACCAACTCACCGACACCAACTGCCTCAGCCAATCCACCACCAGCAAGATGGCAGAAAG GTGCGATGGAAAGAGCCAGTGTGTTGTCCCGGCATCCAATTTCGTTTTTGGGGACCCCTGTGTTGGGACTTACAAGTACCTGGACACCAAATACTCCTGTGTCCAAGAGCACGAAACAA TAAGCAGCATCATATGTGAAGGCTCTGATTCCCAACTACTATGTG aTCGGGGTGAGATCCATATTCAGCGTGCCAACTATGGTCGTCGTCAACACGGTGTGTGTTCCATTGGGCGCCCCGATAACCAACTCAAAAACACCAACTGCCTCAGCCAATCCAGCACCAGCACAATGTCAGAAAG GTGTGACGGAGAGCGCCAGTGTATCGTCAAGGTATCCAACTCCGTGTTCGGCGACCCCTGTGTTGGAACTTATAAGTACTTGGATGTGGCTTACACCTGTGACTGA
- the LOC115150003 gene encoding L-rhamnose-binding lectin CSL3-like yields MHMFRLTVVTLLAAACCTLTDGAISITCEGSDALLQCDGGKIQIKRANYGRRKHDVCSIGRPDNQLTDTNCLSQSTTSKMAERCGGKSQCIVPASNLVFGDPCVGTYKYLDTKYSCVQQPETISSIICEGSDSQLLCDRGEIHIQRANYGRRQHDVCSIGRPHKQLKNTNCINQSTTSTMSERCDGERQCIVKVSNSVFGDPCVGTYKYLDVAYTCD; encoded by the exons ATGCACATGTTCAGACTGACGGTGGTCACAT TGCTGGCTGCAGCTTGCTGTACACTAACAGATGGAG CAATCAGCATCACGTGTGAAGGCTCTGATGCTTTACTGCAATGTG ATGGAGGTAAGATTCAAATCAAGCGTGCCAACTATGGTCGTCGTAAACACGATGTGTGTTCCATTGGGCGCCCCGATAACCAACTCACCGACACCAACTGCCTCAGCCAATCCACCACCAGCAAGATGGCAGAAAG GTGCGGTGGGAAGAGCCAGTGTATTGTCCCGGCATCCAATTTGGTTTTTGGAGACCCCTGTGTCGGGACTTACAAGTACCTGGACACCAAATACTCCTGTGTCCAACAGCCCGAAACAA TAAGCAGCATCATATGTGAAGGCTCTGATTCCCAACTACTATGTG aTCGGGGTGAGATCCATATTCAGCGTGCCAACTATGGTCGTCGTCAACACGATGTGTGTTCCATTGGGCGCCCACACAAACAACTCAAAAACACCAACTGCATCAACCAATCCACCACCAGCACAATGTCAGAAAG GTGTGATGGAGAGCGCCAGTGTATCGTCAAGGTATCCAACTCCGTGTTCGGCGACCCCTGTGTTGGAACTTATAAGTACTTGGATGTGGCTTACACCTGTGACTga